CTCAAATAAATTTgtccttgtgagcttaacttagttgatatggacaatgaataatatatgcaaggccTGGGGTACAAATTCCGAccatcagaagaaaaaaaaagagtctaTTATTCAAGTTTGGAGCTtatctttatttgattttatattattttcctttttttcttatattttcttctcttcttataAACTCTCAAATAAActtgtcctcgtgagtttaacttagTTGGAATGGACAAtgaataatatatgcaaggccTGGGGTTCAAATTCCGACcatcagaagaaaaaaactctCAAATAAACAAACTTAGTATATCTCGAGAAGCATAATCTTTTCTATggcaccaaaaaataataatatatttttttaacaagtcatTTATAGATAAAAAAGATGTTTCTTAAACACCTCAATAAATGTATACAGCTTAAGAGAGATAGAGATAAGAGAGCGATGCAATATATTGATGATGTGATAGGAAGAGATagataaagagaaaatgaaatgttGAACGAGtgtaagaaaaattaaaatatccaaGTATCATTGTTGACATAGATACACAATGATTTACAACTCATATTTAAACACCCCTAAATTTCATACACTTGTTCAATATCTTACTTTCTCTATATTTCTCATTAATGATCACATCAAGAACATATCACTAACTATCACTAATCTAAATTCTCTCCAATCAATCAAAACAAGCATTCATGCAATCAGGTTGATGTTGCCCGCCCGATCTTGATCAaaagattgaataaaaaaacagatgattttttattttaatatttaaactaCCAAGTTTTAATTTGAACCACTCAATCTTGATCAACACAATCTCCAATGTACAAATGCATCACTGCGGATTTTTGCTGACGTAGGAAACTCTGCGCCACCTATCTATTAGAAACTGTGGTTAGGTCTAACACAATTCCACAAAACCGACTTATAAGATAAGGACTGTCCTCTTTATATACTTCTCTCAAGAGTctttatctatccgatgtgggacttgagtTTTTCCCAATAGTATCTGATCACTCTTTATCTCTATCTCTCAAGGtccactaatttttttaatattttattaaaattgaagcattaaatgaatttaatggttgattgatgttattatagtcgagaaaaagaaaaggtggCTTGATGTTACCTTAAAAGCTTAACATATATATCCATTAGCATGTTACGTGGCAGCTGGTAAACACTTTGTTGCCACCTATGCAACATGCACTGTCTTCAAAACTCACATCAACAGTTCAACACTACCAGTTTCCTTTGATTTCACAGGCACTTCCTCCTTCACTTCTTTGTCTCTCTCTCTGCACTTCTCTGTTCAACTATACCCCATTTCCATGCAGTGCAATGTAAGTGTACCTTTCTTACTTCAAACCCAAATTTACTTTTCTCATAATTTGAACTGTTCATTGTTCATTTCTATCAAAGTTCAATATTTTTGTGGATTCATGACATGGGCTCATGCTTATGGATTATAATTCAAGTATATGCTTATggatttttagttttattatataaattttgcaatttttcttaattaggtTTCTTCTTCTATCAATCATCGATTGCGGAAGTGTGTTATTTGTGCAGCTATTTGATGTTATAGGCTTGTTAAACCTTAATTATGAATATCTGATATGTTTAAAGttctaaataattttataaccTTAATGTCCAGAAATTTAGCGTTTTAGGTAAAAGGAGACATTGTATTAGACAAGAATTCCTCAATgatttttcatatgaatttacTGATATTGCAGGATCCTATGATGAATTACATCCACCAAACACTATGGAACTTTTGAACATGTAATTAGAAAAGAGGAGATCACTCAATTTAATGATTGATGGCACTAATCTCTGAGCTTTTGGCTAGTGTAATGATATTGGTGACAAGGGGTTTCTCTATGCTTAAGGAGGCATGCTTGTTTCCTATCAGAATTGGATTAGTTGTCATTTACACTTGGACAGAGTTGATTAGGACTGCAATAATCTTTAATGTGAACATAGTATTGGGAATTATCTCATGGACAATTGGACTTATCTTCTTACCTGTAAGAGCTGTGAATGCCATTCAAAGGGAGAGACAGGTTAGTTCTCATTCTATGATTCtatttgttttacttttatctATGTTGTGTGACCCTTGCATAATATAATACGTTTTGATCTAAAatgttatatgattaattgGAGTTACAGGATTTTGTATCATACAATACATTGTATGAAACACTGACACAGTCACGGATACCAGATATAATACTTAAACATCGGTAATAATTGAAGATAATGGAAGTGATTAAATGCAACTACATTTATCAGCATTGTAGTGGTGTCGAACATTGACATGTGTCAAACACCGGTCACGTTTTCAATATGAAGTGTCATCGCTATTAGATATTTAtattgggcctaactcattAATACAAAACCAGATTTGTAAAGTAAGAACACATTTTCAGGCCATATCACATCTCATGTGCCTTGGAATTttggtttttcccaatacacctcCTCACGCCCGGCGCTtattgggcttggtgcgtgaatatAAATATTGAGTGGTCCTGAATGTATAGGCTCCCATACTatattagatttttatattgggtCTAACTCATCTTTACAAAAAAACCGGCTTGTAAATTCAGGAACACATTTTCAGACCATAACTAATGTGATGTGGTGTCttagaatttttgtttttcccaaTAGGTGCTACATAGGAAACAGTTCATTTTGGctgaaataatatttgaattccaaaattttctttttcttattgcTGAAGGTTTAGCAATATAAAACAATATCAGATTAGATTAACCTTATTACGCAGGTTGCTTGAAATAATAGATACGATAATTGAGTTCCGGAATAGTACTCCCTTTCTTAGTGCTCAAGGATGGATTGGATCTCAGTCAATTTCTGTTAATATCCTAACTAACTCTAACTCCTAACTAATAGAATCCTGCCCATTGGGCTTACCTAACATTATGCAGTTGGAACAACAACTACATCGAATGCAGACCGAGATGGAGAATCTAGAATGGAAGCAGAACAAACTTCAAGAACGGTTTCAAATGGCACTCAAAGAGTGCAAAATGATGGAGATGCTACTAGCAGAACTTGAAGAGGAACATGATATGGCCGTCgcaaaaattgaaaacttaGAGGGAAAGGTAGGTATTTTATATCCATGTGCCTGCCTTGTAACTTGTACATCTATTTATCTGCCCAGGTTCGAAGACTTAGCTTCCAATCGACATTTAATATAGCGAGCGATATGTTAATATCAgcaatgttaaaaaattaaaaccactACCATTTTTGTTGACTTTGTTAATAATTTGTTACTATCTCTTGTTGACAGTTGAGGGGTCAGATAAACGAAAATCTCCGGCTTAAAGAAATTCAAGGAAAGGGATACTGGAACTCCAAAGATCAAAACATTGACAATGACCGAAAgattgaaaaaacaaacaatggcATTCCTCCTCCTAACCTGCCATGGAAATCCGGTAACAGCGAAAATGAAGTTTCCCTTAAGGATCTTCTGATGCACAAAGATATGTGGGAAGACGAGGACAAAACTCGAATTGAGTTGCTTAAACTCTTGAAAACAGGACAAAAATCAGCACCTGCTAATTCCGCTGCTAAACCGGAACCAATCTCAAAAGACATAGAAGTGAGTGAAGTACTTGATCATCACCGATATGTTGCCATTTCGCAATCAATTTTCAGTGCGGTTTTGTCACTTATAGTTGGAGTAACTGTTTGGGAAGCTGATGACCCTTGCATGCCTCTTATTGTAGCTCTCTTTGCTGTAGTAGGCATGTCTTTGAAGAGTGTTGTGCAGTTTTTCTTCAGCATTAAAAATAAACCTGCTTCTGATGCAGTTGCTCTTTTAAGCTTCAACTGGTTCATTCTTGGTACTTTAACCTACCCTACTCTACCAAGGGTTGCACCTATGTTGGCTCCACTAGTATTACGTTTTTTAGACCAAACCATGACACGGTTTGGTCTCTTATCTttggtttgatatttttttttttccctttatggtttgtgttttattatgtgtaCTATAATGTGAAATTAGTCTCTTTTTGTGGTGTATAAGTGTATTGTTCATACTGTTTCTAAAATATGAGGAGTCTGTGTAATTGATTGTCTGTGTTGATACTGTtaccaagaagaagaaaaaaaaagagagaagggTACATCTGTGTATATAATGAGCTGCGCTCTTTCCTCTTTGTCATCCCAAATCCCTAATTCAGCTTTCTTGGGGTGCACTCTATCTCCTTCTTAACCAATAATTATCttgatcaaaataatttattttagttatttatcTACCACTCTCTTGCATCAAAAATACACTACAGTCACCAAAGTTACCAAAACTCAAAGTCACTCAAGTATTTTCCCACATTCTTCATTCAGCCGCCATGTCAATCCTCGCCCACAACTTCGCCACTACCACCACGCtttctttttccaaaacccattttcaaaccCTTTCATGTCTATCGCACCGACCGTTTTATCTCGacaaaccctaattcccaattcacCCGCACAActtcaccaccaccaacaacacTATGCTCTCTTGGACCCATTCTCAAACCCTTTATCGCACAACTTCACGTCCCTTTTTCACATCATTCCAATCCCACTTTTCTTCGTCTTCTTCCAATACCGAAGATTACCCCACCGGTGACT
Above is a genomic segment from Medicago truncatula cultivar Jemalong A17 chromosome 5, MtrunA17r5.0-ANR, whole genome shotgun sequence containing:
- the LOC11410963 gene encoding uncharacterized protein, whose translation is MALISELLASVMILVTRGFSMLKEACLFPIRIGLVVIYTWTELIRTAIIFNVNIVLGIISWTIGLIFLPVRAVNAIQRERQLEQQLHRMQTEMENLEWKQNKLQERFQMALKECKMMEMLLAELEEEHDMAVAKIENLEGKLRGQINENLRLKEIQGKGYWNSKDQNIDNDRKIEKTNNGIPPPNLPWKSGNSENEVSLKDLLMHKDMWEDEDKTRIELLKLLKTGQKSAPANSAAKPEPISKDIEVSEVLDHHRYVAISQSIFSAVLSLIVGVTVWEADDPCMPLIVALFAVVGMSLKSVVQFFFSIKNKPASDAVALLSFNWFILGTLTYPTLPRVAPMLAPLVLRFLDQTMTRFGLLSLV